A segment of the Streptomyces sp. P9-A2 genome:
CGTTCCGTAGGACTGGTGCGCCGGTCCGCGCACCACCCGCACGGGCACTTCGGTGCCGGGCGCCGGCACCCCCAGTGCCAGCAGGGTCCAGTGCGGCCCCCGGAACGCGTCGAAGAGGCGCACGCCGTCCACCGTGGCGTCGGGGGCGCGGTCGCCCGCCCGCAGCGGGCCGGGAGCCGTACGTGTCTCGCGCGTGAGGGACGACGCCGGGTAGCCCAGGCCCAGTTGGCGCGTGGCCGCTCCGCGCCTGGTCTCGCCCCGGTGGACGCTGGTGGACAGGCTGAGCATCTGCGCGGCGATCGGGCGCCGCTCCTCCTCGTAGGTGTCCAGCAGGGGCGCGCCAGCCCCGTCGCGCAGCACCGCGCCCAGCTTCCAGCCCAGGTTGTGGGCGTCCTGGACGCTGGTGTTGAGGCCCTGCCCGCCGGCCGGGGAGTGCACGTGTGCCGCGTCACCGGCGAGGAACACCCGGCCCGCGCGGAAGCGGTCGGCCAGCGCGGCCCGTGGGCGGAAGTCCGAGGCCCAGCGGACCTCGGTGACGTCGTCGGGGGCGAGGTGGGAGCGGGCGGCGACGACCCGCCGTATGCCGTCGAGGGAAAGGTCCACCTCCGTACCGTGCGCGAACCGGGTGGTCAGCTGGAAGTCCTCCGTCCCGGCCAGCGGACAGATCGCGAGGATGTCGCCGCCCGCCCCGTCTCCGTCGTCGCCGCCGCCGTCGCGGGGCGGGAAGATGTGCCAGTTGTCGCGGTCGAGGCCGGTGATCCGCACGTCCGCCACGAGCATGGGGCCCGGGTCGAGTTGCTCCCCGGTCATGGCGATGCCGACCGCGCGGCGCACCGTCGAGCGGCCGCCGTCCGCGGCGACGGTGTACCGGGCGCGCACCGTGTCGCCGGAGGTGAGGCGCGCCGTCACGCCCTCCTCGTCCTGGGTCAGGCCGGTGACCTTCCGGCCGAAGGCGACCTTGCCGCCGAGTTCCTCCAGTCGCTCCAGCAGGATCCGCTGTGTGCGCCACTGCGGAATCATGCAGGGCTCGGTGTACGGCGAGTTCTCGTCCGCCCCGACCGGGTCGAACATCCGGTGCTCGCCGACCCGCTCGCCGTCCTGCCAGATCATCCCGGCCGGGTAGGTTCCGCCCGCCGCGCGGATCGCGTCGTACACGCCGAGGTCGTCGAAGATCTCCATGGTGCGCGGCTGGAGCCCTTTGCCGCGCGAGCCGGGGAACAGCCCGTCCGCCCGTTCCACGACCTGGGCGGGAACCCCGCGCCGGGCCAGGTCGATACCGAGGGTGAGGCCGGTGGGGCCGGCGCCCACGATCAGGACATCGGTGTCGTTCACGATCCGCTCCTTAACGCTGTTAAGTGACTGTCATTGCCGAGCGTGGCCTTAACGGTGTTAAGTTGTCAAGTGTGAGTACGGAACGACGCGCGCCCCTGGATCGCGAACGGGTCGCCGACACGGCGCTGAGGCTGCTGAACGAGGTGGGCCTGGACGGTCTGACGCTGCGCGCCATCGCCAGGGAACTGGACGTCAAGGCGCCCGCCCTGTACTGGCACTTCAAGGACAAGCAGGCGCTGCTCGACGAGATGGCGACCGAGATGTACCGGCGGATGACGGCCGGTGCCGCACTCGACGCCGGTGACACCTGGCGGGAGCGACTGCTGAAGGCCAACCGGGGACTGCGCGCGGCGCTGCTCGGCTATCGCGACGGCGCGAAGGTGTTCAGCGGCTCACGCTTCACCGGTCTCGTGCACGCGGAGCAGATGGAGGGCAACCTGCGCCTGCTCAAGGCCGCCGGCCTCACCCTGCCCCAGGCGGCCCGCGCGCTGAACACGACGTACCTCTACACGCTCGGGTTCGTCACTGAGGAGCAGGGCGTCGAGCCGCTGCCCGGAGAGCGCCGCGAGGGCTTCGACCTCGCCGAGCGCGCCCGCCTCATGGCCGGTTTCCCGCTGGCGGCCGAGGCGGGCAAGGAGATCTTCGAGGACTACGGCCGGCACTTCGAGGAAGGACTGGCGCTGCTGATCGCGGGGATCGCGGCGCGGTACGGCGTGGACTGAAAAACGCTCAGCGCGCCCTGGACAGCGCCGCCCGGATCTTCGGCGTCAGCGTCTCCTCCACGTACCGGTTCAGCAGCCAGGCCAGGAGCAGCATCGCGGCGACGGTGAGGGCGAAGGTCTCCGCCGAGCCGATGCCGAGGCCGCGGTGCAGGCCGTGGATGACCACCCAGCCCAGGTGCTCGTGGACCAGGTAGAACGGGTAGGTGAGGGCGCCGGCCACGGTCAGCCAGCGCCAGTTCGCCCAGTCCAGCCGGCCCAGCGCGATGGCGGCGACCGCGGCGAAGCCGAGCGTGACGATCAGGATGATGCCGAACGAGGACCGGTTGGAGAAGGCGTCCGCGCTCGGCGCGTGCCACAGGTCCTGGACGGCGTAGTGCTGGCCGATCAGCCAGCTCACCCCGACGATGCCCCAGGCGTACGCGTCCCTGCGGTCGCGGTGGACGAGGTACAGGCCGATGCCGCCGATGAAGAACGGCGCGTACTGGGGCATGAGGACGAGGTCGAGCAGTGGCTCGTTCGCGGCGTCGGCGATCGCGGCGGCCATGGTCCACACCGCGCAGAACAGGATCACCCGTTGCCGGTTCGCCCCGGGCATCACCACGAACAGGGCGAACAGCGCGTAGAAGCGGATCTCCACCCACAGCGTCCAGCACACCCCCAGCACCCGGTCCGCGCCGAGCGGCTGCTGGAGCATCGACAGGTTCACCAGGGCGTCGCTGGGCGAGACCGCCTCGTAGACGACCACCGGCAGGGCGAACACGGCCGTCACCAGGAGGACCGCAGCCCAGTAGGCGGGCAGCAGACGGGAGGCGCGGGAGGCGAAGAACGACCGGATCGGCCGGCCCCAGCCGCTCATGCAGATGACGAATCCGCTGATCACGAAGAAGATCTGGACGCCGAGGCAGCCGTACGCGAAGAACTCATGGAGGGTGGGGAACTGGATCTTCGGGGAGCTTCCCCAGGCGGTGGTGACATCGCCGCCGCGACCGCCGTAGTGATAGGCCGCCACCATCAGCGCGGCGACCAGCCGCAGTCCGTCCAGGGCGCGCAGCCGGGGCCGGACGCGCGGCTTCCCCGTCTCCGCCGGCCGGGTCGCTTCGGGCACCGGACGGGCGAGCGTGCTGGTCAAGGAAAACCCCTGGGTTTCATGATTCCGGCCGGATTCGGCCGCGGATACGCCAGCACGCTAGTCCGATGGACGGTGAACAGCCGAATGTCAGGCCAACGATTCTCCGGCCGGTAGAGGTGAGTTCACCTGGATGTCGTTTTGGCTTTCTAAATTCTCCGAGCATCCCCCTTGCGTGGAAGAAAACGCAACCAATGCTGTCGCGGAGCGCGCGCGCAGCTGGTTCGGCAAAACAGGAGTGCCATGACGACGGTTCAGAACAGACGGGCACGTGTGCGCGGAGGGGAGCTGGACGACTGTTTGCGTGCCTGCGCGGTACACAGCGGAAAGCTCGTCGGCAGTGTGGACCGCCGCCGAATCGAGCTCGCCGAGCAGCTCCGCAAACTGCTCGTCGTGGTCACGACCGGTGACGCCCCCACCGCCGCGCCGGCCGCGCCGAGCGGTGCCGCAGCCCGCCTCAAGCGGGTTGTCAAGGGCGCGTCGACCCCCGCCGCCGGCATCCCCAACGACGTGCTGGACGCCCTGCTCGCCGTCGCCAACAAGGCCCTGGAGTGCGGCTACGACGACGAGCTGGACCTCGCCCTGGTCATCAGCGACACCGTCCTCGCCCAGCGCAAGAACTCCCGCGCCGGCTGGCGGCTGCGCGCCCGGCTGATGGAGGCCCTCGGCGACGAGACCGAGGCCGTACCCGCCTACGAGCGGTACCTGGGACTCACCGACAGCGACGGGTTCGGCGTCTCCGCGAAGATCGCCGGACTGCGTGTCGCCGCGGAGAAGGACCGGGAACTCCTGGCCCTGCTGCGCCGCCAGTGCCCGCGCGCCGAGCGGTTCGCCGCCGGCCCAGCCACCGACGTATGGGCCGAGGGCCTGGCCGCGTACGCCGTGGGGGACTGGTCCGAGGCCGAGCCGCGCATGGTGGGAGCGCTCCTCGCACTGGCCGCCGAGCAGGCGCCGGTCGCCGACCGGCAGGAACTGCTCGGCCAGTACCTGGAGCTGCGCTCCGCGCGCGGCGACGCCGACCTGCCCGCGCTCACCGAGGTCCTCGCCCTCTACGCCGAGCAGCGCCGCAACCGGATGCGCGGTCCCGTCGCCGACCCCACCATCGGCGGCGTGGAGTGGATCAGCCTCGGTGAGTTCCGCAACCAGGTGGCCGGCAAGTCCGTCTGCCTCATCGCCAACTCCGGGCGAGTCGGCAGCAGTTCGATGGGCGCCGAGATCGACGCCTACGACCTGGTGGTCCGTTTCAACTCGTACCGCATCGACGAGAAGCACACCGGCGGGCGCACCGACATCCACGCCACCATCCACAAGCACGGCTTCAACTGGGACCAGCCGGTCACCACCCGGCTCGTGTTCGGCGGCGTCTCCGGCGACTGGAAGTACTCCCTGCGCAACCGCCTGGTGCCCGGCGCCCAGCGCCATCTCGGCGACGAGTCACTGCGCTGGCCCGTGCGCAACATCGGCAAGCTCGGCTCCGACGTCTGGTCGGGCATTCCGACCACCGGCTTCAACATGCTGTTCCTGCTGGACTTCCTGGACGTCAGCCCGACCCTCGACCTGATCGGCTTCGACTTCTACGAGAGCGGCGCCTACCGCGTGCCGGAAGCCATGAAGATGCCGATCACCTCCGTGCACGAGTACACCAGCGAGAAGGATTGGGTCATGCAGCGGGCCCAGCGAGTGACCGACATGAGGATATCCCTGCGATGACCATCACCCCCGGGGCAGCGACCACGGCCCCCTCGACGCCGGCTCTCTCGTCGGACGCGCTCACCGGCAAGCGCCGCGTCGCCTTCGCCGCCTACGTCGACGAGAACTACCTGCCCGGTTTCCTCGCCCTGCTGCGCAGCCTGGCGCTGTCCAACCCGGGCGTGTGCGAGGACTTCGTCGTGCTCCACGACGACCTGCGCCCCGGCTCCATCGCCAGGATCCGCGCCCTGCACCCGCGGATCGTGCTGCGCCGGGTGAACACCGAGCACTACGACACGTACAAGAAGGGCGACCAGGACAACTACCTGGTCCGCAAGGCGTACTTCATCCTCGACGTCTTCCGGCTGCGTGAGTACGACACCGTCATCACGCTCGACACCGACATGGTCGTCCTCGGCGACCTCGGTGAACTGCTGCGGCTGCGCGAGGGCCTGGCGGCCGTCCCGCAGTTCTTCTACGGGCAGCACAAGCTGAACTCCGGGCTGCTGGTCATCCAGCGCGAGTACCTCGGCGACGCGTTCTGCGCCAAGCTGGACGCGACCGGACGCAGCGGCGACTACGAACTCGACAAACACGACCAGGGCATCCTCAACGCCGTCCTGGACGGCGACTTCGTCCGCCTCGACGCCCGCTACAACTTCGTCAAGCGGCGCCTGTCCGGCGACCTGCCGGTCCCCGACGACACCGCGATCCTGCACTTCACCGGCCGCCACAAGCCCTGGCAGGGCGGCGAGGCCGGATACGGCCAGGCGGAGGACCGCTGGCGCGAGTTCGACATGTCCGACGCCGAGTTCCAGGCCGCCTACCTGTCTCAGTCCGGCGGCCTCCATCACGACCTGCTGGTGCACCTCGGTACCCCGCATGTCGCGCGCACCGGAGACACCGAGAGCGCCCGCAAGGTGGCCGCCGCGCACATCGCGTCCGGCGACTACCAGGACGCCGTCGACATCCTGAGCAGCGTGCGCATACCGCTCGACGAGGCCTGGCCGCACGAGGTGCTCGGGCACGCCCTGATGAGCGTCTCCCGCTACGACGAGGCCAAGGCCCAGCTGCTGCTCGCCGCGGCCGCCCCCAACCGCGCCGCCACCGCCTACGCCCGGCTCGCCCAGATGGCCTGGGTGCACGGCGACGACACCGCCTCGCTGCGGCACGCCACCGCCGGTATCTCCATCGACCCCACCCACCGCTCGAGCCGGCTGTGGGCCCAGCGCGCCGCCTCCGTGCCCGCGCGTGAGCTGGGCAGCGCCGAGGACCAGCTGGCGCACGTCGCCTTCTACATGGACCGCCAGGGCAACGCCGGCGACAAGCTGCTCCCGGAGACCGTCCGCCTGGGCTTCGGCCCGGACACCACCTCCCGCCGCTGGCACTCCGTCCACGCCCACCGCCTGTTCGACGAGGCCGCCCTGGAACGGGTCAACGCCCGGCGCGGCCTGGTCATCGGCGGCGGTGGGCTGTTCATCCCGGACACCATGCCCAACGGCAACAGCGCCTGGCAGTGGAACGTGCCCGACGAGCACCTGCGCGCCATCGACGTGCCGATCATGGTGTACGCGGTCGGTTTCAACGCCTTCGACGGCCAGTCCTACCGGGCCGGGCGGTTCCGCGAGAGCCTGCGCCTGCTGGTGGAGAAGTCCGCGTTCTTCGGGCTGCGCAACCACGGCTCCATCGCCAAGGTACGGGCCATGCTCCCGGACCACCTGCACGACAGGGTCCGCTTCCAGCCCTGTCCCACCACGGTCAGCCGCCAGCTGGTGGCCGGCTGGCAGGACCCGGCGAAGCGCGACGACACCGTCCTGCTGAACGCCGCCTACGACCGGGCCGGCCTGCGCTTCGGGCACGACTACGGGCACTTCCTCGCGGAGATCGCGAAGGCCGTGCGGGGCATCGGCGCGCACACCGAGGTCCAGTGCGTGGCGCATTCGCTGGACGACGAGCGGATCGCCTTCGACCTGCGCCGCGAGCACGGAATCTCGCTGCCGGTGATCCCGATGTACGACTTCGACAACGACGCCATCCGGGAGCTGTACGCCAGGACCCGCCTGGTCATCGGCATGCGCGGGCACGCCGGGATGATCCCCTTCGGTGTGGGCACACCGATCATCAGCCTGATCTCGCACCCGAAGATGGCGTACTTCCTGGCCGACATCGAGCGCCCCGAGTGGGGTGTCTCCGTGCACGAGCGGAACCTGGGCGCCGTGCTCACCGAGCGGGCGACCGGCATCCTGGACCGCCATGCGGCGACCGTCGCCGACGTCCACGAGCGACAGCAGTCGCTGTGGAAGGTCACCGAGGCGAACGCCGCCGACCTGCGGGCGATCCTCGGCGAGTGAAACGGGGTGAGCCCCCGCGGCCGGTCCCAGGATGCTCCGGGACGGACCGCGGGGGCTCACGCATGCCGCGCGCCGAGTGCTTCATGCCGGGCCCGCGGCCTCAGCGGCCCAGAGCCCTGCGCACCAGCCGGGACAGCCGCGAACCGTCGCCGCTGCCGCCGCCGTTCTTCGCCCGGTCCTCGTCGTACGCCTTGCGCAGCTGCTCGAAGTGGTCCGCGCGGGTACGACTCAGGTACTCATCCGTGAGTAGCGGCTTGGCCAGCGACCAGGCCCTCCGGTGGTCGCCGGCGTAGTGGGCGACGTAGGCCTTGGACAGTTCCAGCACCGACTTGAAGGGGATGCCGCCGGTGTGGTCGCGGTCGATCCGGTCCTGGACGGCGGATATCAGTGCCAGCTTCTCGTCGGCGGAGGAGGTGTCCTCCGCGATGGACTTCAGCACGTCCGCAGGGATCGGCCGGACCACCTCGAAGGCGAGCGTGGAGCGGATCGGCGGCCCGGCGATCTCGATGTACGGCAGCAGCGCGCCCGTGCTGTGGTGCAGCCACGGCAGCCGGGGGCCGGCGAAGTCCTGGTGCAGGACGACCGAGCCGGGCCGCAGCCGGGTCAGGAACCGCTCGGTCACGCAGCGGAACACCCGGGGGGTCTTGGCGATGTCGATGTGCAGGAACTCGATGGGGCTGGTGTCCTCGGGGTCCGAGGTCTTCCAGAGGTCCCCGGCGTGGATCTCCAGGAACGGCAGGAACGGTTCGAGGCGTCCGCGGAAGTCGTCCAGGAAGGAGTTGTCGTCGGCCGGTTTGCTGCCGGAGGTGAAGAACTTCTCCGTCGCGAACGTGCCCTTGCCGACGCGGAAGAAGTCGTACGCGTGCAGCCGCCCCCGGCGCTCGTCGAAGACGGGGCTCTCGCGCAGCCCGAGCGCGAGGGCATAGGTGGAGCCGCCGCCACCGGAGCCCAGTTCGACCAGCCGGTCCTCGCCCGTGAGGTGATGGCGCCCCAGCAGATAGAGGAACCGCAGTTCCCAGGCGCTGACCTGGGAGTAGGGGATGGCGTCCGGCAGACGGACGTCGTCGAGGAGCGGGTAGAGCCGGCCGATGTTCGTCATGGATGCCTCACGGGTTGAGTGACTCCGGAGAAGGGCGGCAAGCGTGGCGATCCTATGAGTGTGGACGTCGGCTCGCCATGGAATCCATGGAGCTAGCGGGTTTTCGCTCGAACTTTCACCGGTCTTCGCTCGTCGTTCACCAGGGAGGGCCGGTGTGCCCGCTCCGGCTCGTCGGCCGGGGCGGGCGGGCGACGCGTGTGCGCGTGCTCACGTGCGCGTATGCGCGTTCAGCGGCGGGCCATCGCCCGGCGCAGCCTGAGCGCCTTGCGCGCGACCTTCCGGACCGTGGCGTTGCGCGGCAGGAACCCCAGCTGGGGCGGCACCCCGCCGGGCAGTCCGAGGGACGTCAGTCGCTTCTTCCTGAAGTAGCGCCGGGTGCCGTCGTCCAGCCGCGTCGCCAGGTACCGCTCGGCCTCGGGCCGCAGGTCCGGCAGGATCTTCGGCTGCATCGTGAACCCGACGGTCCGTACGAGGTCGCCGAGTGCGTCGGTGTCCATGCGCCCGCGCCCCTCGGCGACCGCGGCCCCGTCCGTCGGCTCCGGCAGCAGCGCGTCGACGATGGTGACCGGGACGCGGTTGCTGTTCTCGAACGGCGTCAGCCGGTCCAGCAGGGTCTCGGTGCCGACCCGGGCGACCGGCAGCCCGTACAGGGCGGACGCGGTCAGCAGGGCGGTGGAGAAGCAGCCGACGACCAGGGCCGGACGCATCCGCTGGTACAGCACCTCGGCCAGCACCGGGGTGTCCACCACCGTGAGATCGACGCCGAGCCGTTCGGCCTCTTCCTCCAGGGTGCGGGTGAAGCGCGCCGGGGCCGTGGGGTGCGGTTTGAACACCACCCGGGTGTGACCGAGGTGCACCGCGCCCTTCAGCATCCGCACATGAAGGTTCTCCTCCTCCTCGGCGGAGAGGATGTTCAGCGCGGACAGGTACTGGCCCAGCAGCAGCGCGGGCTCCGTCACGTCCGGCAGTCCGTCGCCGGTGCCGGCCAGTTCGGCCAGCACCTTGGTGAACGACGGGGTCGCCACCACCTCCGGCGCCACCCCGAACTCGGTGAGCAGCAGCGGTTCGAGCCCCGGCACCAGGTCGAGGTGGAGCAGCCGTTCCACCCGGGTGCCGACCAGCGGGTCGAGCTTGTTGCGGGTGGGGCCGTAGCTCATCAGGCCGTCCGCGTAGACCGTGATGGGTGCGTCGGTGAAGATCTGCGTCATTCCGAGGGCCGGGTTGACCTGGATGGACTCCACGGCGAGGGTCAGGTCGTCGTCGCCCAGGTCCCAGAGCAGCCGCAGATACCGCTCCCACAGGGGAACGTCCTCCAGGCGCGGCGCCCAGCCGCCGGGGTGGAACGGGAAGATGGCCTTGTTCCACGACAGCACGTCGTCGAACCGGGACCGCAGCAGCTCGAACCCGGGCATCTCGTCGACGGCGGGCGTCGTCTCGGGCGTCGTCGCGTTGTTGGAGACCAGCAGGATCCGCCGGTCGACGGGCGCGAAGCAGCCGGAGTCCAGGGCGGCGGCGAGCGTGGCCGTGCCGTACAGGGTCGACGCCATGAAGATCTGCGTGGTCACGCGGCGACCTCCGTGGCCGGCACGGGGCGGCGGCGCAGCCGGCGCAGCCGGCCGGCGCGCTCGGCGTCCATCGAGCCGAGTGCGTCGTCGAGTACGTCCTGCGGCATGCGCCGCAGTGCGGCGGTGCTCATAGCCTTCAGTTGTCGCGCCACGGAGGGCTCGAACCTTTCGATGGTTCCCAGATGGTGGGAAATGATGGCGCAGTACGTGCGTACGGCCTTCGGCAGCAGGGTCGCCGCGTCGGAATCCCGCGCGGTCTCCTCGATCACCTGGTCGAACGCGCGAATGAAGTCGAGCTGCCGGACGTCCCCGATCTGGGTGAGCGACGAGGAGACACCACGCCGGTAGAAGACGCCGAGGAGGCCGGCCACCGCGAAGGACTCCGCCTCCCGGTGCAGCTTCCAGATCCAGGGCCGGTCCTCGGCGGTGCGCAGTCCGTCGGTGAAGTGCAGCACGCCGCGTTCGACGAGCCTGCGGTGGTAGATGCCCGCCCAGGCGTAGGCGTAGTCGACGGAGGTGGTCCGGTGGGCGGGGAGGATCGCGTCGCGCGGGTTCAGCGCCACATTGCGCCGGCCGTGCGGGACGCGGTGGACGGCACGGGCCCGCGCGGTGCACTGCACATGGTCGGTGCGGACGAAGTCGCAGTCCAGCTTCTCGATGGCGGAGACCAGGCGGGCGTAGTAGCCGGGCGCCAGCCAGTCGTCGCCGTCCAGGAAGGTCAGGTACTCGCCGCGGGCCCGGTCGATGCCGGTGTTGCGGGCGGTCGCCAGGCCGCCGTTCTTCTCGTGGCCGACCAGCACCGCCCCCGGCAGTTCACGCTCGGCACGCGCGAGGAGGTCCGCGGTCCCGTCGGTCGAGCAGTCGTCGACGAGAATGAATTCGAAGTCGTCCCGCGCGTTGGCGCGCAGACTTCGCAGGGCATCGGGGACGTAGGGGCGCACGTTGTAGAACGGCACGATGACGGAGAGCTTGAGCACGTCTTCGACGTTAGGCGGCTGCCCGTCATTCGTCTTTACCTGAACCTTGATACGGGGTGAACGACGCGTGGCGAAGCAGTGAAGCAAACATTTTTCCGGGGAGTGGACGGGCTGATTCCCCATTCGGCGATCTCCTGTTCACCATTTGTTGGATTCGGGTTGGGCCACTCCTAGAAATTGCTTCCTAACGTCTTCGTTGTGCCAGCAAGTGCAACGAAGTCCCTGCGAGTCGCCGTTCTCGCGGATTCCGATACCCGGTGGAAATGGGGCGCGCTCACCGCGAACCGCATTGCCCCGGAGAATTCGGACATCCGTCTGGACGGTTATCTCCTGCGGGGCCGTGCGACTCCCACCGCCCGTCAGCTCGACGAGGTCGGCGTCCGGGCGGACGCCCTCCACGAGGTGACCGCGGTCCAGTTCCTGCACGCGATGAAGGAGGAGCCGTACGACCTCCTGGTCCTCGCGCTGGTCGGCGGCGGGGTGCAGGCGATGCTGCACGGGCTCGGGCGGATCTGGGGTGATGCCGCGGCAGACCGGGTGAAGCGGCCCGTCGTCGTCACCGGATACGTCGGAGTCGTCTACGAGAAGCTCGCCGACGGCCTGCTGCTGCGCCACGGAGCCGACCTCGTCCTCGCCAACTCCCGTCAGGACGCGGAACGTTTCCGCGCCGTGTACGAAGGCGTGGGCGCCGGCGCCGGCTCGGTGACGGAGGTCGCGCTGCCGTTCCTCGGCGGGGCCGCCTACACCGGCGGGCACGACCCCTCCGCGCAGCAGGGGCGCGGGCCCTACACGGTCGTCTTCGCCGCCCAGCCCTCCGTGCCGGAGAACCGCCGGGACCGTACCTACCTGCTGAACCGGCTGGTCGGGCACGCCCGTCGGCACCCCGAGCGCGAGGTGCTGCTCAAGCTGCGCTCCAAGCCGGGCGAGCACACCACGCACATCGAGGAACTGCCGTACCAGAAACTGGTCCAGCGGCTCGACCCGCCGGCCAACTTCCGCCTGGTGTACGGGCACATGGGCGAGGTCCTGGACCGCACCGACCTGCTGGTCACGGTGAGCTCCACGGCCGCCCTGGAGTCCCTGCACCGCCGCATCCCCACCGCGGTCCTCACCGACCTCGGCGTACGCGAGGCGCTCGGCAACCACCACTTCGTCGGCTCCGGCTGCCTCGCCTCCTGGGACCAGCTCGACGCCGGCCACCGGCCCGTACCGGACGCGGAGTGGGTGTCCCGGCAGGGTGTGGCCGCCGGGGACGCCTCCTCCGGGGGAGGGTCGTACGAGACGGCCTTCGACACCGCCCGCGCCCGCATCGCCGAGCTGCTCGACCGCCCCGGCGGCCTGCCCCCGTTGGACCCGTACTACACGCCCGTCACCGCGCCCGGCTACCTGCCCGGCCTGCTCGCCCGCCATCACCTCGGCCCGGACGGCACCCCGCTGCCCGGCACCCCCGCCGCCGGCAAGGAGCCCGGACCGGTCCGGCAGATCGTGCGCCGCGCGGCGCGCGGCGCCTACCGCCACGGAGTCCAGCGGGTGGCCCCGGTGATCCGTCGGATGGGCGAACTGTGAGCGCCTCCCTCACGGCCGGCCGTGACCGCAGTCTCTCCAGTCCTCCCAGTCCTCCCAGTCCTTCCAGTCCTGCTCAAGGAGCTGATCCCATGACCGAACCGCAAGGGGGCCGGAGCGGCACCCCGGTTCGCCGGGTGCTCGCCGTGATCCCCGCGCGCGGCGGCTCCAAGGGAGTGCCCGCGAAGAACCTCACGCCGGTCGGCGGCGCGCCCCTGGTGACCCGCGCCGTCCGCGAGTGCCGCGCCGCACGCCAGGTGACGGACGTCGTCGTCTCCACCGACGACCAGGCCATCGCGGCCGCCGCCCGGCAGGCCGGCGCCGAGATCGTGATGCGTCCGGCCGCCATCGCGGGCGACCTCGCCACCTCGGAGGCGGCCGTCCTGCACGCCCTGGACGCCCACGAGGCGCTGCACGGCGCCGCGGTGGACGTCGTCCTGCTGGTCCAGTGCACCAGCCCCTTCCTGACGCGCGAGGACATCGACGG
Coding sequences within it:
- a CDS encoding FAD-dependent oxidoreductase, which encodes MNDTDVLIVGAGPTGLTLGIDLARRGVPAQVVERADGLFPGSRGKGLQPRTMEIFDDLGVYDAIRAAGGTYPAGMIWQDGERVGEHRMFDPVGADENSPYTEPCMIPQWRTQRILLERLEELGGKVAFGRKVTGLTQDEEGVTARLTSGDTVRARYTVAADGGRSTVRRAVGIAMTGEQLDPGPMLVADVRITGLDRDNWHIFPPRDGGGDDGDGAGGDILAICPLAGTEDFQLTTRFAHGTEVDLSLDGIRRVVAARSHLAPDDVTEVRWASDFRPRAALADRFRAGRVFLAGDAAHVHSPAGGQGLNTSVQDAHNLGWKLGAVLRDGAGAPLLDTYEEERRPIAAQMLSLSTSVHRGETRRGAATRQLGLGYPASSLTRETRTAPGPLRAGDRAPDATVDGVRLFDAFRGPHWTLLALGVPAPGTEVPVRVVRGPAHQSYGTGLFLVRPDGYVGWAGDTAAAGLPEYLTRFGPRRPPA
- a CDS encoding TetR/AcrR family transcriptional regulator, which translates into the protein MSTERRAPLDRERVADTALRLLNEVGLDGLTLRAIARELDVKAPALYWHFKDKQALLDEMATEMYRRMTAGAALDAGDTWRERLLKANRGLRAALLGYRDGAKVFSGSRFTGLVHAEQMEGNLRLLKAAGLTLPQAARALNTTYLYTLGFVTEEQGVEPLPGERREGFDLAERARLMAGFPLAAEAGKEIFEDYGRHFEEGLALLIAGIAARYGVD
- a CDS encoding acyltransferase family protein — translated: MTSTLARPVPEATRPAETGKPRVRPRLRALDGLRLVAALMVAAYHYGGRGGDVTTAWGSSPKIQFPTLHEFFAYGCLGVQIFFVISGFVICMSGWGRPIRSFFASRASRLLPAYWAAVLLVTAVFALPVVVYEAVSPSDALVNLSMLQQPLGADRVLGVCWTLWVEIRFYALFALFVVMPGANRQRVILFCAVWTMAAAIADAANEPLLDLVLMPQYAPFFIGGIGLYLVHRDRRDAYAWGIVGVSWLIGQHYAVQDLWHAPSADAFSNRSSFGIILIVTLGFAAVAAIALGRLDWANWRWLTVAGALTYPFYLVHEHLGWVVIHGLHRGLGIGSAETFALTVAAMLLLAWLLNRYVEETLTPKIRAALSRAR
- a CDS encoding glycosyltransferase family 29 protein, with amino-acid sequence MTTVQNRRARVRGGELDDCLRACAVHSGKLVGSVDRRRIELAEQLRKLLVVVTTGDAPTAAPAAPSGAAARLKRVVKGASTPAAGIPNDVLDALLAVANKALECGYDDELDLALVISDTVLAQRKNSRAGWRLRARLMEALGDETEAVPAYERYLGLTDSDGFGVSAKIAGLRVAAEKDRELLALLRRQCPRAERFAAGPATDVWAEGLAAYAVGDWSEAEPRMVGALLALAAEQAPVADRQELLGQYLELRSARGDADLPALTEVLALYAEQRRNRMRGPVADPTIGGVEWISLGEFRNQVAGKSVCLIANSGRVGSSSMGAEIDAYDLVVRFNSYRIDEKHTGGRTDIHATIHKHGFNWDQPVTTRLVFGGVSGDWKYSLRNRLVPGAQRHLGDESLRWPVRNIGKLGSDVWSGIPTTGFNMLFLLDFLDVSPTLDLIGFDFYESGAYRVPEAMKMPITSVHEYTSEKDWVMQRAQRVTDMRISLR
- a CDS encoding glycosyltransferase; this translates as MTITPGAATTAPSTPALSSDALTGKRRVAFAAYVDENYLPGFLALLRSLALSNPGVCEDFVVLHDDLRPGSIARIRALHPRIVLRRVNTEHYDTYKKGDQDNYLVRKAYFILDVFRLREYDTVITLDTDMVVLGDLGELLRLREGLAAVPQFFYGQHKLNSGLLVIQREYLGDAFCAKLDATGRSGDYELDKHDQGILNAVLDGDFVRLDARYNFVKRRLSGDLPVPDDTAILHFTGRHKPWQGGEAGYGQAEDRWREFDMSDAEFQAAYLSQSGGLHHDLLVHLGTPHVARTGDTESARKVAAAHIASGDYQDAVDILSSVRIPLDEAWPHEVLGHALMSVSRYDEAKAQLLLAAAAPNRAATAYARLAQMAWVHGDDTASLRHATAGISIDPTHRSSRLWAQRAASVPARELGSAEDQLAHVAFYMDRQGNAGDKLLPETVRLGFGPDTTSRRWHSVHAHRLFDEAALERVNARRGLVIGGGGLFIPDTMPNGNSAWQWNVPDEHLRAIDVPIMVYAVGFNAFDGQSYRAGRFRESLRLLVEKSAFFGLRNHGSIAKVRAMLPDHLHDRVRFQPCPTTVSRQLVAGWQDPAKRDDTVLLNAAYDRAGLRFGHDYGHFLAEIAKAVRGIGAHTEVQCVAHSLDDERIAFDLRREHGISLPVIPMYDFDNDAIRELYARTRLVIGMRGHAGMIPFGVGTPIISLISHPKMAYFLADIERPEWGVSVHERNLGAVLTERATGILDRHAATVADVHERQQSLWKVTEANAADLRAILGE
- a CDS encoding polysialyltransferase family glycosyltransferase, with amino-acid sequence MTTQIFMASTLYGTATLAAALDSGCFAPVDRRILLVSNNATTPETTPAVDEMPGFELLRSRFDDVLSWNKAIFPFHPGGWAPRLEDVPLWERYLRLLWDLGDDDLTLAVESIQVNPALGMTQIFTDAPITVYADGLMSYGPTRNKLDPLVGTRVERLLHLDLVPGLEPLLLTEFGVAPEVVATPSFTKVLAELAGTGDGLPDVTEPALLLGQYLSALNILSAEEEENLHVRMLKGAVHLGHTRVVFKPHPTAPARFTRTLEEEAERLGVDLTVVDTPVLAEVLYQRMRPALVVGCFSTALLTASALYGLPVARVGTETLLDRLTPFENSNRVPVTIVDALLPEPTDGAAVAEGRGRMDTDALGDLVRTVGFTMQPKILPDLRPEAERYLATRLDDGTRRYFRKKRLTSLGLPGGVPPQLGFLPRNATVRKVARKALRLRRAMARR